A region of Sugiyamaella lignohabitans strain CBS 10342 chromosome A, complete sequence DNA encodes the following proteins:
- the KSP1 gene encoding putative serine/threonine protein kinase KSP1, with translation MPAITEKPPTQSQTSASPSKSLLNGRYQIIADINKGSYGVVSLAKDIGGDGSLVAIKCITKSSNCAVYEEALYEVEMHKRLGNHPNIVQLIDFFDENSKAYLVLEYCAPGDLYEAIKAGRGPREQNCVLDFMLQLIDSVEYCHSKGVYHRDIKPENILIGNDGSVKLADWGLATCTKINGEFGIGSERYMAPELFDQANTKEYDAEKADIWALGICLLNILFGRNPFTVASQKDKLFLDFATAREALFDIFPSLSEDVFAALRHCLTMDPDNRSLSKLRKELLAVRMWTTDEYYEDEDVYDDDEFGLNLNDNEINEYEQQSNNEKTTKNNDDFEDNDDTVVGGFVKASSGALATVHGGSISAANGEHEPFATKTPGPHHAPSPLAIFQESLAVPQDFISTTTNRQPFRTPTGLVNHSPLRQDLDWNRTMQFTPPTRENGFFPNSKVKTPSNLSFVLSARGGNGSGFPMQSVGEDDESGLLESSTSSASRSRRGSDGSTNSIIDDEHHEDVFAMDGELSGSFNKLSLNSGHNNSNIINGGARAVPTSNERAGSGSDSSISSVPSLVKSTTLEEASLPSQRFTFNGASASFTPSNMTIPKMIVQGASPERRKTAFLASSAPPVRDFLNLGKSWSDIDFEDDDDADFVEDDFYYNKLRNAVPAGTGTVTSVSGSNSQRLDDAMASKETSAVSIKPMATKSRLPAIAGKSHPTPGQSWVYPHWVE, from the coding sequence ATGCCAGCTATTACTGAAAAGCCTCCAACTCAATCTCAGACATCCGCGTCTCCATCGAAATCTCTTCTCAATGGTAGATACCAGATTATTGCCGACATCAACAAAGGTTCTTATGGAGTTGTGTCTTTAGCCAAGGATATTGGCGGCGATGGAAGTCTGGTAGCTATCAAGTGCATTACCAAGTCATCCAACTGTGCTGTTTATGAAGAAGCCCTTTATGAAGTGGAAATGCACAAGCGATTAGGAAATCACCCTAATATTGTACAGTTGATTGACTTCTTTGATGAGAACTCCAAGGCCTATTTGGTTCTCGAATATTGTGCACCCGGTGATTTGTACGAAGCTATTAAGGCGGGACGTGGACCTAGAGAACAAAATTGCGTACTTGATTTTATGCTCCAATTGATCGATTCTGTAGAATATTGCCACAGCAAAGGTGTCTACCACCGAGACATTAAGCCTGAGAATATTCTTATTGGAAATGACGGATCTGTCAAGCTGGCCGATTGGGGTCTTGCTACCTGTACCAAAATCAACGGAGAGTTTGGTATTGGCAGCGAGCGCTATATGGCTCCTGAACTGTTTGATCAAGCAAATACAAAGGAATATGACGCCGAAAAGGCCGATATTTGGGCTCTAGGTATTTGCTTGCTCAATATCTTGTTTGGTAGAAATCCTTTTACTGTTGCTTCACAAAAGGATAAGTTGTTCCTTGACTTTGCTACTGCTCGTGAAGCactttttgatattttccCAAGCCTTTCGGAAGATGTATTTGCCGCTCTTCGTCACTGTCTGACTATGGATCCCGACAACCGAAGTCTTAGTAAATTGAGAAAGGAGTTGTTGGCTGTTCGCATGTGGACTACCGACGAATATTATGAAGACGAGGACGTTtatgacgacgatgagtTTGGTTTGAATTTGAACGATAATGAAATTAATGAATATGAACAACAAAGCAATAATGAAAAAAcgacaaaaaataatgatgattttgagGATAACGACGATACCGTGGTAGGCGGTTTTGTCAaggcttcttctggtgctcTTGCTACTGTCCACGGAGGTTCCatttctgctgctaatggcGAGCATGAGCCTTTTGCTACCAAGACTCCTGGTCCCCACCATGCTCCTTCGCCATTGGCTATTTTCCAGGAATCTCTTGCTGTGCCACAAGACTTTATTAGTACCACCACTAATAGACAGCCTTTCCGTACACCTACCGGTCTTGTCAACCACTCGCCCTTGCGACAGGATCTCGATTGGAATCGTACTATGCAGTTCACACCGCCGACTCGAGAGAATGGCTTTTTCCCCAACAGCAAAGTCAAGACTCCTTCGAACCTGTCTTTTGTGCTTTCCGCAAGAGGCGGTAATGGAAGCGGTTTCCCAATGCAGTCTGTTGGCGAGGACGACGAATCGGGCCTGTTGGAATCTTCGACTTCCTCTGCCAGTCGCAGTCGTCGCGGCAGTGatggcagcaccaacagtaTTATTGACGACGAACATCACGAAGATGTTTTTGCTATGGACGGTGAATTGAGTGGCTCTTTCAACAAGCTATCACTTAACTCTGGTCACAATAACAGCAACATTATAAACGGTGGAGCCCGAGCTGTTCCAACCAGTAATGAAAGAGCTGGCTCTGGTTCCGACTCGTCAATCTCGTCGGTTCCTTCATTGGTAAAGTCAACTACTTTGGAAGAAGCTTCACTACCCAGTCAACGGTTTACTTTCAACGGAGCATCCGCTTCGTTCACCCCTTCGAACATGACGATTCCGAAAATGATTGTTCAAGGAGCGTCACCAGAACGACGCAAAACCGCATTCCTCGCGTCGTCGGCTCCTCCAGTGCGAGATTTCCTTAATCTCGGCAAGAGCTGGAGCGACATTGACtttgaagacgacgacgacgcCGACTTTGTGGAAGACGACTTTTACTACAACAAGCTACGCAATGCAGTCCCCGCTGGAACCGGGACTGTGACATCTGTTAGCGGTAGCAACAGTCAACGTTTGGATGATGCCATGGCCAGCAAAGAAACATCTGCCGTCAGCATCAAACCAATGGCCACAAAGTCGCGTCTGCCAGCCATCGCTGGCAAATCCCACCCGACCCCGGGCCAGTCCTGGGTGTACCCCCACTGGGTCGAGTAA